GCCGCAGACCTGGCCCTGCTCGCCATCAGTCACGAACGTCAGCTTGCGCGAGTAGCCGGCCTTGCTGCAGTCATCCTTGAAGTGCACCACATAATGGTCCTGGCCATTGCGCAGCAGGATGTTGCGCGATGCGCCGGCGCGCACCAGCTGCAGGTCGCTGTCCAGCTGGATGCAGGCATCGGTTCCGGCCGGCGGAGTATCCGCGGCATGGGCGGGCGTCGCCAGGAGGGTGCTGGCAGACAGCGCCAGCGCGGCGAACAGGGCGGGCAGGGAGTGCATGTTCATGGCGGGGCAGGGGATGGCGATCCGGACTGGATCGGGTACCACTTTGCCGCCACCGATGCGAATGCGAATCTGCCTCAAGGCGGCCTGACCGATGCCACGGTGTGTTCGGTCAGGGTGACCTCCGGCAGGGTCGGATTGCAGGCATGACAAAAGGCCAGCAAGCGACGCTGGCCTTGTCAGGATGGCGCAGAGCGCCGACCGCTTACTTCATGCGGTAGGTGATACGACCCTTGGTCAGGTCGTACGGGGTCATTTCAACCTTGACCCGGTCACCGGTGAGGATGCGGATGTAGTTCTTGCGCATGCGGCCGGAGATGTGGGCGATGATTTCGTGCCCATTTTCCAGACGAACGCGGAAAGTGGTGTTCGGCAGCGTCTCGCTGACGGTGCCCTCGAACTCGATGGAATCGTCTTTCGACATGTAGTCCTGTGCGGTTCAGAAAACGGCCACGCTGGGCCTAAGGCGCGGTATTTTACGCGCCCTTCGCTCAGCTTGCAAAGATCTGGTTAATTGCCCGCAAGATCCCGGGCAGGCAGGCGTCCGACGGCCTGGGTCCAGGGGCCTTCACGGCCCTCTTCGCGCACCGCCTGGCGGACATGCTGCAGGAATTCCTCGCGCGGCAGGTGAACCGCCCCCATCCGCAGCAGGTGCGGGTTCTCCACCTGGGCATCGACCAGCGGCCAGCCCCAGCGGTGCAGGGTCGCGGCCAGCGCCGCCAGGGCGATCTTGGAACCGCCGCTGGCGCCGCTGAACATGCTTTCGCCGAAGAACATCCGGCCGATGGCCACCCCGTAGATGCCGCCGACCAAGGTCTGCTGGTCCCAGACCTCGAACGAGTGGGCGAAGCCGAGATCGTGCAGGTGGCTGTACGCGTCCACCATCTCCGGACTGATCCAGGTGCCGTCCTGGCCCGGGCGAGGTGCGGCGGCGCAGGCCCGCATCACCCGATTGAAAGCGGTATCGGCGGTCACTTCCCAGGTGCTGGCGCGCAACTGGCGGCGGAAGCGGCTGGACAGGTGCACGCCATCGGTGCGGAAGACCATGCGCGGATCGGGCGACCACCACAGGATCGGCTCGCCCTCGCTGAACCACGGAAAGATGCCGCCGGCATAGGCGTTGAGCAGCCGCAACGGATGCAGGTCGCCCCCCACCGCCAGCAGCCCGTCGGGTTTGCGCAGCGCGGTTTCGGCTGGCGGGAAGGGCGAATCCGGCGCATCGGCCAGGCGCCAGGGCAGCGGGCGGGTCATGCGGGCATTGTATTCGTCGCGGCCCCGCGCGAATGCCTGGGTTGGCGCGTCATCCGTCCGCGCGAAACGGGCTGTGCCCCATCAATTCCTGCCGGTACCGACGCACGTCGCGCCGTTCCTGCCGGCACCACTCCAGCAGTGCCTCGGCAAAATCCGCGTCGGCCACCCAATGCCGGCTGCGCACCAGCGTAGGCAGGAATCCCCGCGCCAGTTTGTGTTCGCCTTGTGCGCCCGGCTCGAAACGCGCCAGTCCCTCGCGCAGGCAGTACTCGATGCCCTGGTAGTAGCAGGCCTCGAAGTGCAGGCCAGGCAGGGTGGCGCCGCCCCAGTAGCGGCCGTACAGCGTGTCGCCACCGCGCAGGCACAGCGCACCGGCAATGGGTTCGCCCTCGTACTCGGCCAGGAACAGCACCAGCCCGCGCCCCAGCGAAATCGCAAGGTGGCGCAGGAACGCCTCGGTCAGCGCCGGTGCGTTGCCGTACTCGAGGAAGGTCTGCAGGTAGAAGCGGTACATCGCCTGCAGGTCGGCGCGGCTGGCCTCATCGCCATGCACCACCCGGAAGCTGATGCCCTGGCGGACGACCTTTGCCCGCTCCTGGCGGATGTTCTTGCGGCGCTTGTGATCCATCGCGCCGAGGAACTGCTCGAACGTGGTCCAGTCGCCCGGGTTCTGCCATTGGAACTGCACGTCCTCGCGCAACAGCCAATCATCGCTGAAGGCCTGATCGTCGTCGGAGGTGTGGAAATTGATGTGCGCCGACGACACATCGAGCCCTGGTAGCTGCTCCCGGAGCGCTGAAAGCAGGGCGGGTCGATCTGAATCGTGACGGGTGAGCAGGCGAGGTCCGGTCACCGGCGAATACGGCACTGCGCCCAGCCACTTCGGGTAGTAGTCGCGACCATGCCGCGCGTAGGCATTGGCCCAGGCATGGTCGAACACGAACTCGCCATGGGAGTTGGTCTTCAGGTAGCCGGGGATGGCGCCGACCAGGGTGTCGCCGTCCCACAGGGTGAAGTGCTGCGGCTGCCAGCCCCAGTCGTCGCGCAGGCAGCCGTGGGCTTCCAGTCCGGACAGGAAGGCGTGGCTGACGAAAGGGTTGCGGCCGTCGTGCAGCGCATCCCAGTCGGTGGCGGGAATGACCTGCAGGGAGTCGAGGAAGCGGGCGGAAGGCATGGGGGAAAGGATAGGGCAGGTCGGGTGCGAACGGGGCTGGCGGATTCGGGTTGGTCTGTTTCGGGGCTGCCGTGAGGAAAGTTGGAAATCTCTGGTTGTGCGCAGCTGGTGGAGGTTCGGAAGAGCGGTGCCGCGCAGGGTGTGGGGGCGTTGCAGGAGCGGCGCATCCACTCCTAAGGAGAAATCAAAGATGAAAGGAATACGTCTGGCTGTGCTGGCAATTGCTTGTGGCCTGGCTTCCCCACAGCAGGTGTTGGCGTCTGAGGCTCCGATCTCGCGTGGCATGGAAGATCCAGGCATCTATGCCGAACTCGTGGCAATGCTTGAAAAGGAGGTTGGTACCCGGTTGACGAGTTATCTGAAGCAACGAGGAATTCTGAGGCAGGTGACGGTCGGAATCGTGATTGAGCCGCGAAAGCGCAGGATGGTCGTCGACTTTGGTCCCGGCTACCTGCCGGGAAAGGAGCAAAGTTACGGCGAGCTCTTTCTTATACCTTTGGCCGCTGATCTTCGGCGCTACGCAGAGAAGTCTGGACTGGAACTCCTGGACGTGGAGTTCTTTTTCCAAGGCAGGCCGATGAAAGAGCACTTCCCTGACGACCACCCTCAACCTGCACTGGTGAAACGCCAAGCGGTCCACAGCAAAGCCCTGGTTTCATCGAGTCATGGATACGTTGCCTTGCATCCCGGCGGGCAATGGGAATTTCAGCGGCCGGCCCCGCTCGGGCTGCAGGAGGATGTGCTGAGCCCACTGTATGGCGATGAGCTGGAGAGTCTGCTGGAGCAGCGCAGTGGCTTGACCGTGTCTCGTGCTCGAAGCCGCTCGACGGATCCTCATCCGGAGTCTGCCCATCCCTGGGAGGAAATGTCAGCGCGCTATCACCTCAAGGCGCTACTTCCTGACCGTAAGGACATCTGGAATGAGATGCCAAATAGTCCTGACAGGGATCGTGAGGTGAGCGAGGATATTCGCGCCCGTCCCAACTACGCCAATCACCTTGGTGTCGATGTGATGTTCAGCCTACATACGAACGGTAGTGTGAACACGGGTGTCCGCGGCACAGAGGTTTATCACCATCGCGACAAGCCAGAGGACAAGGCGCTGGGTGACAGCATTCTGTGCGGAATGAAAGAAGTAATTCGAGCCCAGCCGGGGTATGAGGAATTTCCCGTGAGAACTGGGTCGGTCGCTGACGGGCATGGCGAGAACCGTATTGGCAAAATGCCGTCTGTCATCGTCGAAACCGCCTATCACTCAAACCCTGACGATGTGGCCGCATTGCAAGATCCTGTATTCCGCTCCGCTGCGATGAAGGGGGTTGAGAAAGGCTACCGCCTGTGGGCGTCTGAAAAAGCCTGTGTACCTCTTGCGGGAAAAGCCATCTCCGACGTCGAAGTGCACTCTGGCAAGCGGGTGGAAGTGGACATTCCGCTCGTCGGGAATCCGCAGTATCCGATACAGATCATCACGACCAATACACAGTGTCCGCCGAACTGGACCTGCGGCAAAGGCAAGCAGGTTATCAATTCCCCCGATGAGCCAACCAGAATTGGTGTCAGTTGTGGTGTGGGAAGTTCTGGCACGCTCGGGTGGGAAACGCATGTGCTGGACGCTGACGGGGTGGCTTCGAAGCCGGTGCCGTTCTCGGTGCGTTGCGTGCCGGGCCGAGAAGAAGATCGGGCGCGTGGGCGCCCGTTCTCCGCAGTCGAACATGGCTCGACTCAACAAAGACCGGTGCAGGCGTCAACTGGCTTTGTCCTGTGCGTCCAGGTAGCGCTCGGCGTCCAGTGCGGTCATGCAGCCGAGGCCGACCGAGACGATGGCCTGGCGGTAGTACTGGTGGATCACGTCGCCAGCAGCGAACACGACTTCCACTTCGGGTAGTAGTCGCGACCACGCCGCGCGTACGCGTTGGCCCAGGCATGGTCGAACACGAACTCGCCATGGGAGTTGGTCTTCAGGTAGCCGGGGATGGCGCCGACCAGGGTGTTGTCATCCCACAAGGTGAGGTGCCCCGGCTGCCAGTCCGGACAGGTAGGCGTGGCTGACGAAAGGGTTGCGGCCGTCGTGCAGCGCATTCCAGTCGGTGGCGGGAATGGCCTGCAGGGATCGA
This genomic stretch from Stenotrophomonas sp. SAU14A_NAIMI4_5 harbors:
- a CDS encoding GNAT family N-acetyltransferase; its protein translation is MPSARFLDSLQVIPATDWDALHDGRNPFVSHAFLSGLEAHGCLRDDWGWQPQHFTLWDGDTLVGAIPGYLKTNSHGEFVFDHAWANAYARHGRDYYPKWLGAVPYSPVTGPRLLTRHDSDRPALLSALREQLPGLDVSSAHINFHTSDDDQAFSDDWLLREDVQFQWQNPGDWTTFEQFLGAMDHKRRKNIRQERAKVVRQGISFRVVHGDEASRADLQAMYRFYLQTFLEYGNAPALTEAFLRHLAISLGRGLVLFLAEYEGEPIAGALCLRGGDTLYGRYWGGATLPGLHFEACYYQGIEYCLREGLARFEPGAQGEHKLARGFLPTLVRSRHWVADADFAEALLEWCRQERRDVRRYRQELMGHSPFRADG
- the infA gene encoding translation initiation factor IF-1 — encoded protein: MSKDDSIEFEGTVSETLPNTTFRVRLENGHEIIAHISGRMRKNYIRILTGDRVKVEMTPYDLTKGRITYRMK
- the aat gene encoding leucyl/phenylalanyl-tRNA--protein transferase, whose product is MTRPLPWRLADAPDSPFPPAETALRKPDGLLAVGGDLHPLRLLNAYAGGIFPWFSEGEPILWWSPDPRMVFRTDGVHLSSRFRRQLRASTWEVTADTAFNRVMRACAAAPRPGQDGTWISPEMVDAYSHLHDLGFAHSFEVWDQQTLVGGIYGVAIGRMFFGESMFSGASGGSKIALAALAATLHRWGWPLVDAQVENPHLLRMGAVHLPREEFLQHVRQAVREEGREGPWTQAVGRLPARDLAGN